The sequence CATGTGGCGTTGCTTCATAGGGCTAATCTCAAGTCTGGTCAGGTATTACTATTACTTCACTAACTgtgtttatttattaaaaaaagatTAATTTACCTTTATTAATTGATCTTGTTGGTTTAATATAATAATTAGTATTGGCTGTTATGATTTCATTATTAGACTATTAACTGCAGGTGCTACTAGTTCTTGGTGCAGCTGGAGGTGTAGGTCTTGCAGCTGTTCAAATCGGAAAAGTTTGCGGTGCCGTTGTCATCGCAGTTGCTAGGTGCGTGATTCGTATACGTGAATTCTATATTGCTCGTTAGTTTGAAACGAATTGTGCATTGACTCTGTTTTTTAATATATTAGAGGAACTGAGAAAGTAGATTTCTTAAAGCAAATGGGTGTTGACCATGTTGTTGACTTGAGCAAAGGAGGTGTTATAGAAAATGTGAGGGCGTTCTTGAAAACAAGAAAGCTCAAAGGGGTTGATGTTTTGTATGATCCTGTTGGAGGCAAGCTTACGAAAGAAAGCATGAAGTTGTTGAATTGGGGGGCACAAATTTTAGTTATAGGGTTTGCGAGTGGCGAGGTCCCTGTTATTCCAGCTAATATTGCTTTGGTAAAGGTAAAACAATTGCATTTTAGCTATTATTTTGTACTATTATATTTGTtgaaaagctttttttttttttttttttttatgaagaaaaagattttttaaaagcatttttttttaaaaagcattTTAAGAAAAGCTTTGGAGAAAAAGCTTTAAAGAGGTGATAATTGGGATGATCTTAGACTAATGGCTATGAAGACCAGAAATAAGATGTTTTCTATAGTTACTGTCTTTATAGtatgatttttatattttagtatggCCTGCAAAATGGTGAAATCAGCTTGAAATAActgatgtttatttatttatttaattttttttttttttttttttttgtagaattGGACAATACATGGACTGTACTGGGGGAGTTATAAAGTGAATAATCCAAGTATACTTGAAGACTCTTTAAAGGAGCTGTTATCTTGGTTGGCAAGAGGTTTAATTACCATCTACGCTTCTCATTCATACAAAGTCCAACAGGTATTAAAAGTTTGTTTTTTTAAGTTAAGTAATGAGCCGTGTTATTGTTTTAAAAGTAAGAGCGTATAATTGGATCTAAATAAACATCATTTCTAAGTTGTGATCGCATTAATCATACTACTATATAATAACAGAACCTCATGGATCTAAATCAAGTATACAAGTCTATCATTAGTTTGTAAATTTGAAAATAGAAACTTATGTTTAATTTAGTTAGTGACACATTGAAATATACGGAAACCACATAAAATGAAAAGTATTGTGATGCTCACATGGTTAATGTTGTTGGCAGGCCAATCTTGCATTTCTGGATATTAGGGACCGAAAAGTAATTGGGAAGGTGATGATTACTTTTGATGATCCTAAAACAACAATTTCATCGAAGCTCTAGACCAGTACTCTGTATCAATGACTAAAGTATGATGATGGAATCAGTAAGTGCCAAAACGTCTACAAATTCTTAAGAAAATAACGCATCAATAGAATAATATCCACTGTCTTAGCATCATAACACTCACAAACGAGGTTGTTGGTAATAATATTGACGGTGTTCTGTATTTAAATTTATGGTTAATGAATGAGTTTTGTCTGTTTTGGTTTGTTTTTTCATGCAATGAAATGTGGTTTTCATTGTTCTGTAAGAACTCGAGACCATCTTTATTATAAATATTTGCAATATTTCTGTATCATGTGATGCGTAAATGGTGTTCAAAATTTATATAATAGTTGTCTGTTAGTTCAAAATTTTGGTTGGTTAGGTTTTTATGTATGTAATAACTTTTTGTTGATATGATATGGTATTTTCTGTTGTTTGTTATTTTATGTTTAGAATACGACAAAACGAAGGAAAGCAGTTTCACGCCTTCAACCGTGAAGTGAAAGTTACTAGCAAGAACACTATTTGTGAACAGGTTAGGTCGGATGTTTGGTCGATACTTTTGTCAAGGCATTCACGTTTACAAAATTTAGCTTGTCGTATCTGTTTCCCACATGTGGTTTCAACTAATGAATCCTTAATTGGCACAATCGAGATCAAATGTTGTTCCAAAACATTGATAACGTGTAATGTTGACCAGTTCACACGCCCCGCCACTATGACAATATGTAGAAGGCAACGATGTTGAGAAACCCCTCCATTATCGGGGTTACTCTTATAGGGGGATAAAACTTGGTGTTTTTTTTGCTAACAATCTGATTAGGTTGTGTACATCAGTTAAAAATATTCGTTCTCACGAGTAACCGAACAATAAAAACCTTATCACTTTACTATCGTAATCAACATAATGTTAAAATTCACCAACTTTTCATGTCTAGTTAACTTAACTAACGCATGAACTAAGTAATAATTTTTCCATCTATATATAGGCAGCTTTCTAAAACACACTAATCTATCCAAGTTTTATTCGAAGGTTCCGTTGCTCTCTTTTCGAAGTTAAAAATAATTAAACCGAGATGGACGCTTTGGTATGCAGGAAGTTTGGAGATCCAACAACGCCACCAGATTCATCAAAAAACGCCACTTTTAGTTTCTTAACATCTCACCCTATTCCCTCACTCAAGTCTCCCACTTCAGTCAGAGTACAAATAAAAGCCACTAGTGTCGATTTTGCCACGTATCTTCAAGCTGAGggtaaataccaagaaaaatacgaTTTGCCTTTCATTATCGGCTCTGATTACTCTGGTGTAGTTGAATCTGTGGGTCCCAACGTAACAAACTTCAAAATTGGTGATCCAGTTTGTTCTTATACTCTTGTTGGTTCTTTCGCTCACTTTGTTGTTGTTGAAGAGTGTGATTTGTAAGTAGTAATCCATGCATATCAAGAATCCATGCATATCAAGTTCTGTTATATTTGATACTACTTGCGACTAAATTTTATTAGATAATTTCTATGGCCCAAATCCAATTTTCCAATTTATGTAATAacaatcaatattattttattatcctACAAAATTTgcattgactttttttttttttttttttttttttctcatttctgCTTAAGGCATCGAGTTCCTGATGAATGTGATCTGGTAGCTGCTGCTGCAATTCCAGTTTCTTATGGAACATCTCATCATGCATTGGTTCATAAAGCCAATATAACACCTCGTCAGGTATCATTATAAAAtacatatttttttattaaaaaaaaaaaaaaatcatttaccgTTCATGTTATCACAATCACAATTACTTTTATTTGCCAACACAAAATACTACTCCGTACATCATGATTAAAGACAAGTATTATTCGGAAAAGAATGTTCAAAATTGTGAGGATACGCCGACTTGTAAAGTTTATCCAATCATAAACGATATAGTGGGATTTCAAAAGTTTCTTGCATGACGTAAAACAGATGGAAGACAAAAAATTACGTTTGGGAGCGGTATTGTAATTTGATATGTAATTAGAAATTAAACATGCACCTTAACAACTGAAAAGACCTCATTCTAAAATTCACTCTAAGCCCTTAATTTAAAAGCTTGAACTGCGCTCGATTTTATCCTAAAAACTGCAGGTGTTACTAGTTCTTGGTGCAGCTGGAGGTGTTGGTCTTGCAGCTGTTCAAATTGGAAAGATTTGTGGTGCCACTGTTATTGCTGTAGCTAGGTGTGTGCTTTTCTACAAATAGGCCCCTAATTTTTCAGAAAAAAAAAGGTTagaattaatgaagataacaaaaatAAAAATCCTATGAAAATTAATGAAATGAAAGTCTTTAAACTCTTGTGATGTTATGGGTTAAATTATACCTGGTAAACGGGTCGGGTTGAGTCACGGTTGAAGGGAAATGGGCAGTGTTATAAATCTCTTTATTTCTCCCCGAGAtttccccgagatctcgtttttgtaAGGCAGCcaagacgagatgtccatctctcGAGATTTCTCAGTCAACGGGGTTAAACTTGATTAAAGCCACAATTTATCGGATTTTCTCGGCCATTTCTTGGATTTTCTCATAAAATCAAGTAATTTCTCGGGTTTTCTCACtcattttttggattttttttgtaaaatctcgtaaaagtatatataaatatacaaatatttatagatatatttatattttatattaaaaaactgaaaagtcaacgtccgagatctcccgagAAATTCCCGAGATAACGAGATCTacccaaaaatgtccaaacgagatctctccgAAATTCGAGTTCTCCATCTGGCCGACCAGGTCAACTTACAAATTGGGTTGAATGAGTCGGGGTCAGAACCGGGTTGGGTCGGGTCGGCATATTTGACTATTTAACTGTTAAATTGTTTGTAACACACTTAAAAATTTTCAATGGGGGACTGTGGGCCATGGGCATCACAAACATTAAAACTCAGGATATATCGGCTGTTGCCTATTATTTTGGCCATTTGCGAATTAATGTACACATTTAAAATCTTAGAGGAACTGAGAAAGTGGAGTACTTAAAGTCAGAAGGTGTCGATCACGTTGTTGATTTAAGTAAAGAAGACATTATCGAAAGCGTGAAGGCGTTTCTGAAAACAAGAAACCTTAAAGGGGCTGATGTTCTGTATGATCCTGTTGGAGGCAAGCTTACCAAAGAAAGCATGAAGCTGTTGAACTGGGGAGCACAAATTTTGATTGTAGGGTTTGCTAGTGGTGATTTCCCTGTTATTCCTGCTAATGTTGCTCTTGTTAAGGTACATTTACAATATAATTAGTGGAGAAATAGCCCGTGCGTTGCTGCGTGATATAATttctgttggtgattttagtgttatcaacaatcattttagttaattggaaTTTACTAGAAAGCAAATGCTTATCGCattaagctcaatgacgagtttgAAAAGTGCGAAGTGCACGCTCGTTCGGGTTAATTCGATAAGGTCTTGAAAATTACATCATTTGATAAAAAGATAACCATGAATGATTACATCATTTCATGAAAAGTGATGTTATTTTCTAAAAGGTGTCAATGAAGAGTTGCACACTTTCATTGAAAGATTGTGTCCTTTCATTGCACCTTTCCATTTTCTATATATATGGGACTTTGCTTTCATTATACAAACAAGAAAAATTACATTCTCACTAATACTATAATTTGATCTCTTCTTGCCTAGAGacaaattgcgttcttgtcttatcccaattaagatttcgtgtaacccgaggcaagtagggtcgaaatacttaattagaAAAGTGTTTCACAATTCAAGAATCAATCCGGGATTATCAATTACAACCCTATTTTCTAACAAACTAATTAAGTATTTCGTGATAATACGTATTTGAATCGCTGAAACAATATGGGATTTGATATGGAGTCTTCGTGTCAATGAAACAACATGATGGTATTTATTATTAAGGATTTGGATAAAAGAAGATTAAGGGGAAGGGAGGATATTCTTGATCTCATCCTAACAGATACGTACTTCTTATTCCTATTCTATATTATATTTTGATACGAAgtatattataaataatgatacatatattttGATACGAAGTATATCCTAACAGATACGTgatacatatatgtgtatatatgaatTGCAAGATTGCTTGACAGATCGGCACGTAGTACATGATAATATATGTTTTTAATATTTGATCAACCAAATAAAATGGATGCACGTGAGACTTGCATGAAAGAAATCCCTTGTTTGATTATATAGCCTTTGGAATTTTGTGTTGCAACTATAACACAAATGTAACTGTAATATTTTAGTTGTAATATTGTGTTGCAACTACAACTAAATTTTGGTATTGGCGGTGATCAAAGAATGACAAGGGATATAAAGATTGAAGAATTATGATCATAATTGTATGTGTACATGAATTGATTAATCAATTCCTTTGGGTGTCGATTGGATAATTATGATCATAAGTTATGATCTAATTAAACTGTTATGGACAATCGTGATAACGTATAATCATCGAATTACTCATATGAATGGATAATTATGATGGATAATTATGATCATAATACATGGATGTAAATAATCCAATTAAAAGGATCCCTTGTTGTTCACGATGCATGTTGGTAATTTAAGGTTGCAATTACTAAAACTAAAATAACTGTTAACCGTCAAATGTTTGCAGTTATTGCAATGAAGTCATTAAATAAAATTAGAGGGGATTCTCTACTTCATAAGTTTGGTTAATCAAATTCATTGTGTGTGTCGACCGATCGTAATATTAAAATCAAATATGTACATGATGGCCTTTGTCCTTGAATGGGAAAAGAATCCACGGGGGGTAAACACTAGTCTGTTTTATGTTTGGTTGAAAACATAATTTCTTTAGAAATAATAAGAAGTTTATTTGTTCTTGGTGTTAATAATCTAATTTGGATAATACACGATGGTTAAGTTGTACAGTATCATATAGATAAAGAATAGGCATACGCATGCATTGTATGTGTATGGTAAAGTGGCTATGCTGATTGTTTGTTGAAAAAATTACATTGTTGCATGTATGCCATCTGTGAAAGAGCATGGATTATGTGATGTATTATTCAATTGTTGGTTTTACACTATTAACTAACAACTCATTGGTGGTTATTGTCCACAAATCACTTGATGAATCAAGATGGTACAAATTAATAAAAACAAATATAGTTTAATATGGAAAGGAGGAATAGATGTTGCTTAATTGTTTCTAAATACCGATATGCTTTGAAAATTGGTGGTAGGATGTATGTGACTACATCAAGTAACCAATTTAGCATGATGTTAAAAAGATTAAACATGGTCTAGTGAAATTCATTGTAATGGGGCTTAAGTATTTTAATACTTGTAGAAGTCAACCATGGATTATAGTTTAGTTCACAATGGTGATCCTAGGACATATTGAAATTGTATTGAGTTTACTATTGATCAAGAGGATTATTAGTCTACAAGTTGTTGGTTTTTAACACTTGGTATAGATGAGGTATCTTGGATCAAAAGAATGATGTTGAGATTATTGACACTATAAACTTGTCGTCATTTCTTCTTGGTCTTAGAAGAGGTTTGACTAAGATTGTTTATAACTATAATCTCACTATCCATTGTAATGGTAATGATTGTGTGCATAAGGATAATGGAAatacattatcaagggtgtacCAATTATAAGTTTACATTGGTGAGTTGTGGAAAATGGACATGTGCAATGACTGATCAATCAATAACCTTGAGTACGCGCGCGGTTCTTATGATAGGATAAGAATACATTAAATCTTTTGATAAAAGGTTTACTATTTAAGAAAATTGATTGAAGTCGAAAGGGATGAGAGTAATGTCTATTTAGATTCCTAATTATGGGATATTCGTTGGCTAAGGCATATAGTCAAATGTACAAGGGAAAATCTAGATACTTATGCCTTAGAAATACTATGTTTCGTGAGTTGATCACGAATGAAGTGATATCTATGGATTTGTTGGGTTACAACAAAATTTTGCGAATCACTTGACAAAATGGTTAGCCTAAGACTTAGTGCACAAGTCGGCTATTAGAGTGGGATTGAAGTCCACCgaaatcttccaaagtgagacacccaattcccttctagtaaaacgctagaagctgaatttcaatgtggaaagcttactttctgaagattgaaacacaaaAAATTTCTGATCCtaaagtatgtgtttagacccgtaagttgagataggttgaagtttaacttcttaatagttcttttgaaaaattgcaaatgcgggtgcaagatgtaaaagaactacctatgtgaacatgaagtTTTACCGCTTCAAGGAGCTTTGGACTTTCGCTGCCGATATGTTCACTGAAgaattgggacacatggcttataatagtgtcaagttAGTATTAGACgaatgtaagaaactgatgtgtgtATTACTCTCTCGTTTTCATATGGGTTGAAGGGTTTAATTTCTgaaacaccccgattctcgaattctggatgatgtaatatactaagatgaaaatttaatttctgaaacattttcatttatgcattggttTGTTTTGTTTGTTCAAGTTTTAGTAAAttaaggattacactaaaatgggggggaattgttggtgattttagtgttatcaacaatcattttagttaattgagatttactagaaagcaaatgCTTATCGCattaagctcaatgacgagtttggagagtgcgaAGTGCACGCTCGTTCGGGTTAATTCGATAAGGTCTTGAAAATTACATCATTTGATAAAAAGATAACCATGAATGATTACATCATTTCATGAAAAGTGATGTTATTTTCTAAAAGGTGTCAATGAAGAGTTGCACACTTTCATTGAAAGATTGTGTCCTTTTCATTGCACCTTTCCATTTTCTATATATATGGGACTTTGCTTTCATTATACAAACAAGAAAAATTACATTCTCACTAATACTATAATTTGATCTCTTCTTGCCTAGAGacaaattgcgttcttgtcttatcccaattaagatttcgtgtaacccgaggcaagtagggtcgaaatacttaattagaaaagtgtttcacgattcaagaatcaatccggGATTATCAATTACAACCCTATTTTCTAACAATTTAGCTCGATAACTTAAATATTGTTCAGTGATAGAATGACTCGCGCATTGATGCAGGAAATCGTTTGCAGAAATGCATGTTTCCGCCATATACATTAAACATTTTTTGGTAGTTTAGAATTACAATACAAATCGAAAATCGGtacaatttattaaataaaaagtaactaaAGAAATTATATTTGTAAAtttaaaaaactaaaaataaacgatGTCGTTTACCCGTAAAACGACGATCAATAACGCGTTAAATGAACAAAAAATCttcacaattagtattattattattattattattattattattattatatatatatatatatatatatatatatatatatatatatatatatatatatatatatatatatatatatatatatatatatatctcaataTGAAATCACAACTTTTAGGAGGATCTTAATATACAATTTACAATTACTGCAGCATATATTGTACATGTTTACCACATTATTTAGTATCTTTGGCCGTCCTTAAGATTTTCGAGGCTATTTGTGTGCAAAGTGTTACTCCTTCGTTCCCAAATTGACTGGCTGTGTTATGTACCTTAATAAATGTTCACTTTCAATTTAAACCAACAAAAATAGTTTAAACAGGTTAAAatgaatttgattgcttaacagtgGAATCTCTTTGTACTTTTCTTATGATTTTGGGATGAAGAgagtaaaatttatttatgattttgtaTAGAAATTGTTGTCAATTTAATTAATCATCATTTGTATATTAACCTACTAGACTAACAAGCCATATAATTTTTATTTTGTGTGTGTTCAGAATTGGACTATTCATGGTGTCTACCGGAGGAATTGTAATGATATAACACAAGATACACGGGGAGAATCTCTTAAGAAGCTGTTATCCTGgttattaaaaggcttatttacaATCAACATTTATCGTACATACAAACTCAAAGAGGTATGAAGAGTTCTTTTTTTAGGTTACTTACTTAAATTGACGCATGTCCTTGTTAGCATTATGTTTCGCCTGACAACAAGCGTCTATGTTTTACGCTGCATTTTGTTCACAGAATAATTTTATAGAATTATACGAACCAAACACAGTCTAACAACCTAGATTGCCTAAATTTTCTAGGCGGGTCTTGTGCATTTTCCCCCTTTCAAATCATTGTGGACAATACtaaccattcaggcttgcctgagtggctaCCGAGTTGCCCAATAAAGCACACCACCCGAGTTCAAttcttggctatgccaaattgttcaaaaagggagtgtgactagagggtgcacacaatgcgcaattcacccggtactaggtctcgcgctcggggggacttgattacccgaggttttaccttctatggggtagtcaatgtgctcgttcataggagggtttcctcgcttaaaaaaagaaaagaaaaaaaaatactgtTAGAACAATTGGGTTGGACTATACTTATATTTTAACAAATACTGCAGAATGAACCTAATGCAACATTGATGAAGTGTTAGTTTAGGCCTTATAAAAGTGTTGTTTTATGGACAATACAACAATTTATTAAatgttgtcatagtcaatatctccTTAGTTAGGGCGATATTTTTGTAAGAATATGCAACACATTTTGTAAGTGTAGCATGCATTTAGATAAACACATGTTAACATGCAACACTTTTTAAATACAAATACAACACAATATATCTACACTACTTGTAATAAATCAAAAATTTTTGTGCATTGTATGTTTGCGCAATACAAGTTTACTGGCAATAGTTTACCTTTCTAATGTTGTGCCTCGATGAGTGGGTGAGGTAGCCGAATTAGGATATCACTACTGGCACGGACTGCACATGAAGTTGCGATCCTAAAATTCACTAAAGATGCGTACTTACAATTCTAATTTTTCTTTCATACCAAATCCAAGAAGTATGAAGATTTAAATCTCGAGGTTAAGTAACAATCGTCACATTCAACATAAGTAAACCATATACGGAAATTTTTGACACTAGTTATTGTCTCAAATGTCGTTAAAGAGAATTGTGGATTCTCGGACATCGAAATTGATATCACCAACAAATTTCAATAATCACGGCGAATCTATATACAAGTTAACATCAAAGTAATGCAAGCTGATCTAATATAACAGAGTGATTACGGATTATTAGAGTTTGGTTACTGTGACGTTCATATGGTAAACGTTGTTGGCAGGCCAATCTTGCATTTCTGGATATCAGAGACCGAAAAGTAATTGGGAAGGTAATGATTACCTTTGATGATCCTATAACTGCAACTTTTAGGCTGTCTAACGATTTGAATTAGTTATCGAAGTGTAAAGACAATGCCAATCACTGCAACATTACTACAAATTCTAGCCTAAACAAAAGTATTGTATTTGTAGTTACATTGAGAGACTGATTGTATTAAATTATATGTTGTTTTTGTTACTGTTTATCCTAGCCTCAAAGTAGCCACATAATGTGAATGTCCTTTGAGATGATCATCATACGAAACTGGCTTGTACTTGGATTGTAATTACTACTCCACGTTAACAGCTTTGGACACAATTTGCAGATATGCCTTTTAACTTCTTTTGTTTCTATTAAATGAATTCAGAATGCTGATTACCAAACTAATCGCTTGGCCAAGTCACACGACTCACGAGTAATACAAATCATTATATTAACAACGTGCTGGAATAATAAACGACCACATTGATTGTATGAAAAAACTTACATGGTATAAGATTTAACAATGCGTTTATTGAGACTTGACTTTTAATACCCAAACAGTAACATATTGATATTGATTtcaaataattttaaaaataatttgaAATTTTATTTTATAAGCGTTGATTGAgacttgactttttttttttttgaacggcaagctttaaatcagtgtatcatttattttaacgacactcatcatttgcacacacaagcgttcgggaggaaacccgaatcgcattacaggaacccgatcctttaacCAATCCCGGGAGGAGACTTGACTTTTAATACCCAAATAGTAAAACATTTTGATTTCAGATAATTTTAAAACAAATTTGAAATTCCTTCTAATAAATGAACAAATTGAGCAAAAGCTTTTAACAaacatattaaagcttaaaaactaGCTTTGTGCCAAGATTAGTTCAAATTTAAATGAGCATTGAACCACAACTCTGACAATAAATAGATTTTCGAGTTTGAACTCGAACACTTTTTTGAAATCATGATAGAATTCAAGTCAAACTCAAGTCGAAAGAGTATTAAACGACTCGAGCTCTGATTTCAAGATACTCGATTCGACTCCATTCTTTAACAACCCTAATCAATAAGGATATAAGACATCATCGAGACGATAAATGATCTAAAAGTaatctttcttttcttttttaaaTTACAATATGTGTATACTCACAAGTTCGACATCCTCGGCCATAAAAAAGAGCTCATAACATGTATCATGTACATGTGACTTATATATGATACAAAAAGATTATCATGAATCAAAATATGCAGCAAAATGATTGTTTTCTTGTATGTTAGCACAGTTACGCGATTATTCACAATTCACAAATAATAACTTGCTGCCGGCTGCATAGCAATAACCCAATTCCATCACataagaaaaaaaaaaatgtttgacCCACTGCCTTTG comes from Rutidosis leptorrhynchoides isolate AG116_Rl617_1_P2 chromosome 4, CSIRO_AGI_Rlap_v1, whole genome shotgun sequence and encodes:
- the LOC139839947 gene encoding uncharacterized protein, coding for MEALVCRNLGDPTTRPDSTQTTALTISTTHPIPKLNSPTSIRVQIKSTSLNYANYLQVLGKYQEKFDLPFIPGSDYSGIVESIGPNVTKFKVGDRVCSVANVGSFAQFIVAEEKELYGVPEGCDLVAAGALPVAYGTSHVALLHRANLKSGQVLLVLGAAGGVGLAAVQIGKVCGAVVIAVARGTEKVDFLKQMGVDHVVDLSKGGVIENVRAFLKTRKLKGVDVLYDPVGGKLTKESMKLLNWGAQILVIGFASGEVPVIPANIALVKNWTIHGLYWGSYKVNNPSILEDSLKELLSWLARGLITIYASHSYKVQQANLAFLDIRDRKVIGKVMITFDDPKTTISSKL
- the LOC139840826 gene encoding uncharacterized protein, translated to MDALVCRKFGDPTTPPDSSKNATFSFLTSHPIPSLKSPTSVRVQIKATSVDFATYLQAEGKYQEKYDLPFIIGSDYSGVVESVGPNVTNFKIGDPVCSYTLVGSFAHFVVVEECDLHRVPDECDLVAAAAIPVSYGTSHHALVHKANITPRQVLLVLGAAGGVGLAAVQIGKICGATVIAVARGTEKVEYLKSEGVDHVVDLSKEDIIESVKAFLKTRNLKGADVLYDPVGGKLTKESMKLLNWGAQILIVGFASGDFPVIPANVALVKNWTIHGVYRRNCNDITQDTRGESLKKLLSWLLKGLFTINIYRTYKLKEANLAFLDIRDRKVIGKVMITFDDPITATFRLSNDLN